A genomic segment from Stegostoma tigrinum isolate sSteTig4 chromosome 1, sSteTig4.hap1, whole genome shotgun sequence encodes:
- the foxi2 gene encoding forkhead box protein I2 — MNRKRFVWNLMIGLAKLHSTESALFVRAPYFTFEVNASILRGTTSWNMCILLQLKIFTVLTSSFGLPSQIISAKPVVLVYATELSRAIGLLESRNQVRNNVSDRLKAREKELESGSGCVAFSRVETGAMSRGNSTGMDAAGAGIMNSAGLQDSQRCNSPPLCAKAAPQVSEMAVYCDNFNIYHPHQHQAGYPLAEYPGTASSYLWLNGAAGGSPAPYLHTQSPGPFPAPPQFVPPAPSSGTSCPAFGAGSGPHGAGELSWLSFASQEELLKLVRPPYSYSALIAMAIQNAPDKKLTLSQIYQYVAENFPFYKKSKAGWQNSIRHNLSLNDCFKKVPRDEDDPGKGNYWTLDPNCEKMFDNGNFRRKRKRRTDSNSGLGGSLTGKPQDNTAALVMKVTDSPPLLLEATSPEPEHSRGSSDDPKPSTPSSSPCLNNFFNSMAGVGSGTISRQVSMGLANDFFQRNASALGSYSSNSSLSSPEASEVTDSFHFNRAGYYNTFSGAQTNQFNSHFYNTFSVNSLIYPREGTEV; from the exons ATGAAC AGAAAGCGGTTTGTCTGGAACCTAATGATCGGACTCGCTAAACTCCACAGTACAGAGTCCGCTTTATTTGTCAGGGCTCC ATATTTCACGTTTGAAGTGAACGCTTCCATATTACGAGGTACCACGAGCTGGAATATGTGCATATTACTGCAACTTAAAATTTTCACCGTGCTAACGTCATCTTTTGGTCTGCCTTCCCAAATAATCTCAGCAAAGCCAGTAGTCCTGGTATACGCCACCGAGCTCTCCCGGGCCATTGGGCTGCTAGAATCAAGGAATCAG GTCAGAAATAACGTTTCGGACCGACTGAAGGCCCGGGAGAAGGAGCTGGAGAGTGGTTCTGGCTGTGTAGCTTTTTCAAGAGTGGAGACGGGCGCGATGAGCCGGGGAAATTCTACAGGAATGGATG ctgCCGGGGCTGGGATTATGAACTCTGCTGGTTTACAGGACTCTCAGCGTTGTAACTCCCCGCCGCTCTGTGCCAAGGCAGCTCCGCAAGTCTCCGAGATGGCAGTCTACTGCGACAACTTCAACATTTACCACCCCCACCAGCACCAGGCTGGATACCCGCTGGCGGAATACCCGGGAACTGCCAGCTCTTACCTGTGGCTGAACGGGGCTGCCGGGGGATCACCGGCTCCCTACCTGCACACCCAGAGCCCCGGGCCGTTCCCGGCGCCTCCGCAGTTCGTGCCCCCTGCTCCCTCCTCGGGGACCTCCTGCCCGGCTTTCGGAGCTGGCAGCGGGCCGCACGGAGCTGGGGAGCTGAGCTGGCTTTCCTTCGCCAGTCAGGAGGAGCTGCTCAAACTGGTCCGGCCCCCTTACTCCTACTCAGCCCTGATCGCCATGGCTATCCAGAACGCCCCGGACAAGAAGCTAACCCTCAGCCAGATCTACCAGTACGTGGCCGAGAACTTCCCGTTCTACAAGAAGAGCAAGGCTGGCTGGCAGAACTCCATTCGCCACAACCTCTCCCTCAACGACTGCTTCAAGAAGGTGCCCAGGGACGAGGACGATCCAG GGAAAGGGAATTATTGGACTCTGGATCCTAACTGCGAGAAGATGTTTGACAATGGGAACTTTCGCCGGAAGAGAAAGCGAAGAACCGACTCCAACTCGGGCCTCGGCGGCTCGCTCACTGGCAAGCCCCAGGACAATACAGCAGCTCTCGTTATGAAGGTAACCGACAGCCCGCCGCTCTTGCTGGAAGCCACCTCGCCGGAGCCGGAGCATTCACGGGGCTCCAGCGACGACCCGAAACCTTCCACGCCGTCGTCCAGCCCTTGTCTGAACAATTTCTTCAACAGCATGGCCGGCGTGGGCAGTGGCACCATCAGTAGGCAAGTGTCCATGGGCCTCGCCAATGACTTCTTCCAAAGGAATGCGTCTGCACTCGGTTCCTACTCGTCCAACAGCAGCTTATCCTCACCGGAAGCCAGCGAGGTGACGGACTCCTTTCACTTCAACCGCGCGGGTTATTACAACACTTTCTCGGGAGCTCAAACAAACCAATTCAACAGCCACTTCTACAACACCTTCAGTGTCAACAGTTTGATTTATCCCCGAGAGGGAACGGAGGTCTGA